In the Haloferula helveola genome, one interval contains:
- a CDS encoding phosphodiester glycosidase family protein, which produces MRLWPLFLSLLVGSCTTPTPPSPTAPAPEGSPSLKVAEAAPDTAEKAKPDNTPIRQPKLVRTRIGGISIEAVTFDSRSHHLVVADQPGGPASRWADSRAAGQALGGIAAINGGFFNPDGSPLGKVVASGKTAGAENRASSLGSGYYVESPGGGMKLVRRQNYSGGRQALQAGPFLVENSKAVSGLSQRNSSARSFLATDGKSGWILARTGPSSLEGLGSALAGAKIGEIRVQSALNLDGGRSSDLWVSGSVASGPLQNRPLWNKPVRNFLVLSRRD; this is translated from the coding sequence ATGCGACTTTGGCCGCTTTTTCTCAGCCTGCTCGTCGGATCGTGCACGACCCCGACTCCGCCGTCCCCAACAGCGCCGGCTCCGGAAGGCTCACCCTCCCTCAAAGTCGCCGAAGCCGCCCCCGATACCGCCGAGAAGGCGAAGCCGGACAACACGCCGATTCGGCAGCCGAAACTCGTCCGCACCCGGATCGGCGGCATTTCCATCGAAGCGGTGACCTTCGACAGCAGGAGCCATCACTTGGTGGTTGCCGACCAACCCGGCGGCCCCGCAAGCCGGTGGGCTGACAGCCGTGCCGCAGGCCAGGCCCTTGGCGGCATCGCTGCCATCAATGGCGGATTCTTTAATCCGGACGGCTCTCCGCTCGGAAAGGTCGTCGCCTCCGGAAAGACCGCCGGAGCGGAAAACCGGGCGTCTTCGTTGGGGTCGGGTTACTACGTCGAAAGCCCGGGCGGCGGCATGAAGCTCGTCCGCCGCCAGAACTATTCCGGCGGGCGCCAGGCACTCCAGGCCGGCCCTTTCCTCGTGGAGAATTCCAAGGCCGTCAGCGGGCTCAGCCAGCGAAACTCCAGTGCCCGGAGCTTTCTCGCCACCGACGGGAAATCCGGATGGATCCTCGCCCGGACCGGCCCTTCCTCGCTGGAAGGGCTCGGATCCGCGCTCGCAGGGGCGAAAATCGGCGAAATTCGGGTTCAGAGCGCCCTCAATCTCGACGGCGGCCGGTCCTCCGACCTCTGGGTTTCCGGCTCCGTCGCCTCCGGGCCCCTTCAGAACCGGCCCCTGTGGAACAAGCCCGTGCGGAACTTTCTGGTTCTTTCCCGGCGTGACTGA
- a CDS encoding PVC-type heme-binding CxxCH protein, whose translation MSRLSRIRLLLPLLILGAAVAAPLILPHKEARRLEVLFFGAPTENGPHHDPITRYRVLKKGLGTEGINLTYSEDPSVAFTPETLGRFDAVLMYANWNQNEPMPADQLKALVDYVEAGGGFVPVHCASACYGGSPEFVELVGGRFKSHGGEEFQVRNVQPNHPILKGLKGYKAWDETYVHDRLTDDRDVLQTRDREPWTWTRTQGRGRVFYTAGGHDHRVWDLPEFHRLIRNGIYWSVGPDTYQLLANLKLPKLEQEKVSLPGYRERREITMAQKPIEPVESMKLAQVPTGMELSLFASEPDIVNPIFVSWDHRGRAFVIETIDYPNNLQAGNLGHDRITICEDTDGDGRADKFTRFAEKLSIPTSLVFANGGVICTNGSQMLFLKDTNGDDKADVREVLFEGFNMGDTHAGVSNLRYGFDGWIYATIGYSGFKGEVGGKQHQFSQGVFRFKPDASELEFLQNTTNNTWGLGFTEEFDVVGSTANGNPSFYHTFPNETYKSVGVDQGRTPAADDNPIFNPMSMDIRQVDQFDRYTAAAGHAVYTSRRFPADYRNRMAFVCGPTGKLVGNFEMTRNGGGWKAVQSPNNLYASADAWSAPVCAEVGPDGAVWVCDWYNIIVQHNPTPSRNSAGVDAKTGRGNAYETPLRDKQHGRVYRIYPKQSEDEPNPGLDPKKPATLIAGLDHPNLLWRLHAQRLIAEQGDPSLAPELIRAVQSSEFAAPHALHALAALGELKPELVQAALGSKQPAARRAAIALADPAVLKAACVTDGTIKSSGRELAEILIGLSKGASDPEIGAAIYKVAADHPTAIFDDPTLRDAWQIASRRQASAVLAAAKAAGTEGAPPEPVNVLPNSGFEESSGNFPTDWTDLRVYSGANPNDIRVSSPDNGRNGGKCLSISTDRPIDCGVAITVPVTPGTRYRLSGWVRCENLNTVGNSPGALMNIHGGQRTGAVKGTTDWTQVSVEFDSGSSREAVIHCLFGGYGGASGTAWFDDVSLVAIGSGNSLEGALDTLAAFDKAGGVSEPKELVRRFKPDAEVHARGEAVYNKTCVACHGVDGRGVPHTFPPLDGSEWLTGEADLPIKIVLHGLMGPVRVGDEVFNSAMAPLGPALNDQEIADVLTYVRQRWKNDAAPVSAEEVKKQRAATSSRTTMWTAQELGR comes from the coding sequence ATGAGCCGACTTTCACGCATCCGCTTGCTTCTGCCTCTCCTCATTCTGGGAGCGGCGGTGGCAGCCCCCCTGATTCTTCCCCACAAGGAAGCCCGGCGTCTCGAAGTCCTGTTCTTCGGCGCACCAACCGAAAACGGACCCCATCACGATCCGATCACCCGCTACCGGGTGCTGAAGAAGGGGCTCGGCACCGAGGGGATCAACCTGACGTATTCGGAAGATCCTTCCGTGGCATTCACACCGGAAACGCTCGGCCGGTTCGACGCGGTTCTGATGTATGCCAACTGGAACCAGAACGAGCCGATGCCCGCCGACCAGCTCAAGGCGCTGGTCGACTACGTGGAAGCCGGAGGCGGCTTCGTTCCCGTCCACTGCGCATCGGCCTGCTACGGCGGATCGCCCGAGTTCGTCGAACTTGTCGGCGGACGCTTCAAGTCGCACGGCGGCGAAGAGTTTCAGGTCCGGAACGTTCAGCCGAACCATCCGATCCTCAAGGGACTCAAGGGCTACAAGGCGTGGGACGAGACTTACGTCCATGACCGGCTGACCGACGACCGCGACGTTCTCCAAACGCGCGACCGCGAGCCGTGGACCTGGACCCGCACCCAAGGAAGAGGCCGCGTGTTCTATACCGCCGGAGGCCACGACCACCGGGTTTGGGATCTGCCGGAGTTTCACAGACTGATCCGGAACGGGATCTACTGGTCGGTCGGACCCGATACCTATCAGCTGCTCGCCAACCTGAAGCTACCCAAGCTCGAACAGGAGAAGGTTTCCCTTCCCGGCTACCGCGAGCGCCGTGAGATCACCATGGCCCAGAAGCCGATCGAACCGGTCGAGTCGATGAAACTCGCTCAGGTGCCGACGGGGATGGAGCTTTCGCTGTTCGCCAGCGAACCGGACATCGTCAACCCGATCTTCGTGTCCTGGGACCACCGCGGGCGGGCATTCGTCATCGAAACGATTGACTACCCGAACAACCTCCAGGCCGGAAACCTCGGCCACGACCGGATCACGATCTGTGAGGATACGGACGGCGACGGGCGGGCCGACAAGTTCACCCGCTTCGCCGAGAAGCTGTCGATCCCCACTTCCCTCGTCTTCGCGAATGGCGGCGTCATCTGCACCAACGGCTCCCAGATGCTGTTCCTCAAGGACACAAATGGCGACGACAAGGCCGATGTTCGCGAGGTGCTGTTCGAAGGCTTCAACATGGGCGACACCCATGCGGGCGTCTCGAACCTCCGCTATGGTTTCGATGGATGGATCTACGCCACGATCGGCTACTCCGGTTTCAAAGGAGAGGTCGGCGGAAAGCAGCACCAATTCTCGCAGGGCGTGTTCCGCTTCAAGCCCGACGCGTCCGAGTTGGAGTTCCTGCAGAACACCACCAACAACACCTGGGGCCTCGGCTTCACGGAGGAGTTCGATGTCGTCGGCTCGACCGCCAACGGCAACCCGAGTTTCTACCACACGTTCCCGAACGAAACCTACAAGAGTGTCGGTGTGGATCAGGGCCGCACGCCGGCGGCGGACGACAATCCGATCTTCAATCCGATGTCGATGGACATCCGGCAGGTTGATCAGTTCGACCGCTACACCGCCGCAGCCGGTCACGCCGTCTACACCTCGCGACGCTTCCCTGCTGACTACCGGAACCGGATGGCCTTCGTCTGCGGCCCCACCGGCAAGCTGGTCGGCAACTTCGAGATGACCCGAAACGGTGGCGGCTGGAAAGCCGTGCAATCGCCCAACAACCTGTACGCGTCCGCCGATGCCTGGTCGGCCCCCGTTTGCGCTGAAGTCGGACCGGACGGCGCTGTGTGGGTCTGTGACTGGTACAACATCATCGTCCAGCACAACCCCACCCCCAGCCGCAACTCGGCCGGTGTGGATGCGAAAACGGGACGGGGAAATGCCTATGAGACCCCGCTGCGCGACAAGCAGCACGGGCGCGTCTACCGCATCTATCCGAAGCAGTCGGAAGACGAACCGAACCCGGGTCTGGATCCGAAGAAACCTGCGACTCTGATCGCCGGGCTCGACCATCCGAACCTGCTCTGGCGTCTGCACGCCCAGCGCCTGATCGCCGAGCAAGGAGACCCGTCGCTCGCACCCGAACTGATCCGGGCGGTCCAATCCAGCGAGTTCGCCGCACCGCATGCCCTGCACGCCTTGGCGGCTCTCGGCGAGCTGAAGCCGGAGTTGGTGCAAGCCGCCCTCGGATCGAAGCAACCTGCGGCTAGACGGGCTGCCATCGCCCTTGCGGATCCCGCGGTATTGAAAGCCGCATGCGTGACCGATGGCACCATCAAGTCGAGCGGACGGGAACTCGCCGAGATCCTGATCGGGCTCTCCAAGGGTGCCTCCGATCCCGAGATCGGTGCCGCCATTTACAAGGTGGCCGCAGATCACCCGACAGCCATCTTCGACGACCCCACCCTGCGCGACGCATGGCAGATTGCTTCCCGCCGGCAGGCTTCGGCTGTTCTCGCGGCGGCGAAAGCCGCAGGCACCGAAGGCGCACCGCCTGAGCCGGTGAACGTTTTGCCGAATTCCGGATTCGAAGAGTCCAGCGGCAACTTCCCGACCGACTGGACCGACCTTCGCGTGTATTCCGGCGCGAACCCCAATGACATCCGTGTCTCCTCGCCCGACAACGGCCGGAATGGTGGCAAGTGCCTCTCGATCTCCACCGACCGGCCCATCGACTGCGGGGTCGCGATCACCGTTCCCGTGACGCCCGGAACCCGCTACCGCCTGAGCGGCTGGGTCCGCTGCGAGAACCTCAACACGGTCGGCAACAGCCCCGGGGCGCTCATGAATATCCACGGCGGGCAACGCACCGGCGCCGTCAAGGGAACCACCGACTGGACCCAGGTCTCGGTCGAGTTCGATTCCGGTTCGAGCCGTGAAGCCGTGATCCACTGCCTGTTTGGCGGGTACGGCGGCGCTTCGGGAACGGCTTGGTTCGACGACGTTTCACTGGTCGCTATCGGAAGCGGCAACAGCCTCGAGGGCGCTCTCGACACCCTCGCCGCTTTTGACAAGGCCGGGGGTGTTTCCGAGCCCAAGGAATTGGTTCGGCGCTTCAAACCCGATGCCGAAGTGCACGCCCGGGGGGAGGCAGTTTACAACAAGACCTGTGTCGCGTGTCACGGCGTTGACGGCCGGGGCGTCCCCCACACCTTCCCGCCCCTCGACGGTTCGGAATGGCTGACTGGCGAGGCCGACCTTCCGATCAAGATCGTGCTCCACGGACTGATGGGGCCGGTGAGGGTCGGCGACGAGGTCTTCAACAGCGCGATGGCACCACTTGGTCCCGCTCTGAATGACCAGGAAATCGCCGATGTGCTGACCTACGTGCGGCAACGCTGGAAGAACGATGCCGCTCCGGTCAGTGCCGAAGAGGTAAAGAAACAACGTGCCGCTACTTCCTCGAGGACCACGATGTGGACCGCTCAGGAACTCGGAAGGTAA
- the metK gene encoding methionine adenosyltransferase, producing the protein MSSFIFSSESVGEGHPDKVCDTISDAILDACLKVDPKSRVACETFVKSNVVVVGGEITIPKIGQKSIGEVINIDTVIREAIRGIGYVNEDDVFHADKVFINNYLTTQSPDIAQGVDAKKATGKKTEEQGAGDQGIMFGYACNETPELMPAPVMYAHRLGRELTRIRKTGRVKWLRPDAKTQVSVEYIDGKPTRIVNVVISTQHAAGTKHSEIEKFCIEKVIKKVLPKGMLTKDTEFLINPTGNFVIGGPQGDSGLTGRKIIVDTYGGASRHGGGAFSGKDPSKVDRSAAYMGRWVAKNIVAAGLAECAEIQFAYAIGHPLPVSVYVDTFGTGTVSDEKILGAVLKVFSFKPADIVKQLKLLRPIYSASTNYGHFGKEDCGLPWEETNKVAALKKAAK; encoded by the coding sequence ATGAGTTCCTTCATTTTCTCCTCCGAGTCGGTTGGCGAAGGCCACCCCGACAAGGTTTGCGACACCATTTCCGACGCGATTCTCGATGCCTGCCTGAAGGTCGATCCGAAGTCCCGCGTGGCCTGTGAGACCTTCGTGAAGTCGAACGTGGTCGTCGTGGGTGGCGAGATCACGATCCCCAAGATCGGCCAGAAGTCGATCGGCGAGGTGATCAACATCGACACGGTCATCCGCGAGGCGATCCGCGGGATCGGCTACGTGAACGAAGACGACGTGTTCCACGCCGACAAGGTCTTCATCAACAACTACCTGACCACCCAGTCGCCGGACATCGCCCAAGGGGTCGATGCCAAGAAGGCGACCGGCAAGAAGACCGAAGAACAGGGTGCCGGTGACCAGGGAATCATGTTCGGCTACGCCTGCAACGAGACTCCCGAGCTGATGCCCGCGCCGGTCATGTACGCCCACCGTCTCGGTCGCGAGCTGACCCGCATCCGCAAGACCGGTCGGGTCAAGTGGCTACGTCCGGATGCCAAGACGCAGGTCTCGGTCGAATACATCGACGGCAAGCCGACCCGCATCGTGAACGTCGTCATTTCGACCCAGCACGCCGCCGGCACGAAGCACAGCGAGATCGAGAAGTTCTGCATCGAGAAGGTCATCAAGAAGGTCCTGCCGAAGGGCATGCTGACCAAGGATACCGAGTTCCTGATCAACCCGACCGGCAACTTCGTGATCGGCGGTCCCCAGGGTGACTCGGGACTGACCGGCCGCAAGATCATCGTCGATACCTATGGTGGCGCGAGCCGTCACGGTGGCGGTGCGTTCTCGGGCAAGGATCCTTCGAAGGTCGACCGTTCGGCCGCCTACATGGGTCGCTGGGTGGCGAAGAACATCGTCGCAGCAGGCTTGGCCGAATGCGCCGAGATCCAGTTTGCCTATGCCATCGGCCACCCGCTGCCGGTCAGCGTCTACGTGGATACCTTCGGCACCGGAACGGTGTCCGACGAAAAGATTCTCGGTGCCGTGCTCAAGGTCTTCTCCTTCAAGCCGGCCGATATCGTGAAGCAGCTCAAGCTGCTCCGTCCCATCTACTCCGCCTCCACCAACTACGGTCACTTCGGCAAGGAGGACTGCGGTCTGCCGTGGGAGGAAACGAACAAGGTTGCGGCGTTGAAGAAAGCCGCCAAGTAA
- the ychF gene encoding redox-regulated ATPase YchF, giving the protein MLKAGIVGMPNVGKSTLFNAVTRTRNAEAANYPFCTIDPNVGVVTVPDERLAVLSKMSGSKKLVPTAIEFVDIAGLVEGASEGAGLGNKFLANIRETDAIVQVVRCFENDDIIHELGSVDPVRDIEIINSELILADIASLDKRRQSREKKAKGGDKESKAEVELIDKLLPHLNEGKPAIMVELDDKERKLLKDFFLLSSKRTIYACNVNEGELSDAQKNPDAHPLVSKVRTYAAEAHGAEAVVISANIEEELIDLEPEEAAEFLADMGVTDSGVSTLIKGVYHLLGLRTYLTTGVQETRAWTITEGDKAPAAAGVIHTDFERGFIAAEVVHYDDLVAAGSKSAARDVGKLRIEGKEYVVKDGDVIEFRFNV; this is encoded by the coding sequence ATGCTGAAGGCCGGAATCGTCGGAATGCCCAACGTGGGGAAATCCACCCTGTTCAATGCCGTCACACGCACCCGCAATGCGGAGGCGGCCAACTACCCGTTCTGCACCATCGACCCGAATGTCGGGGTCGTCACCGTGCCCGACGAGCGCCTCGCCGTGCTCTCGAAAATGTCCGGATCGAAGAAGCTCGTCCCGACCGCGATCGAGTTCGTCGATATCGCCGGTCTGGTGGAGGGCGCATCGGAAGGCGCCGGCCTCGGCAACAAGTTCCTCGCCAACATCCGTGAGACCGACGCCATCGTGCAGGTTGTCCGCTGCTTTGAAAACGACGACATCATTCACGAACTCGGCTCCGTCGATCCGGTTCGGGACATCGAGATCATCAACTCCGAGCTGATCCTCGCCGACATCGCGTCGCTCGACAAACGCCGGCAGTCCCGCGAGAAGAAAGCCAAAGGCGGCGACAAGGAATCGAAGGCGGAGGTCGAGTTGATCGACAAGCTCCTGCCCCACCTCAACGAGGGCAAGCCGGCGATCATGGTCGAACTCGACGACAAGGAGCGGAAGCTGCTCAAGGACTTCTTCCTGCTCTCGTCCAAACGGACGATCTACGCATGCAACGTCAACGAGGGCGAACTCTCGGACGCCCAGAAGAATCCCGACGCGCACCCGCTGGTCTCCAAGGTCCGCACCTATGCCGCCGAAGCCCACGGCGCCGAAGCAGTGGTCATTTCCGCCAACATCGAGGAGGAACTGATCGACCTCGAACCCGAGGAAGCCGCCGAGTTCCTCGCCGACATGGGCGTCACGGACTCGGGTGTCTCGACTTTGATCAAGGGCGTCTATCACCTGCTCGGCCTCAGGACCTACCTGACCACCGGCGTTCAGGAAACCCGTGCGTGGACGATCACCGAGGGCGACAAGGCCCCCGCCGCGGCGGGCGTGATCCACACCGACTTCGAGCGCGGGTTCATCGCCGCCGAAGTGGTGCACTACGATGACCTCGTCGCCGCCGGATCGAAGTCAGCCGCGCGCGACGTCGGCAAGCTTCGGATCGAAGGCAAGGAATACGTCGTGAAAGACGGAGACGTCATCGAGTTCCGCTTCAACGTGTGA
- the ahcY gene encoding adenosylhomocysteinase, whose amino-acid sequence MSAVAESTQDYKVRDIGLADFGRKEIDIAEHEMPGLMATREKYGPEKPLQGVRIMGSLHMTIQTAVLIETLVELGAEVRWVSCNIFSTQDHAAAAIAAAGTPVFAWKGETLEEYWWCTWKALQFPCGGGPELIVDDGGDATLLLHKGYEMENGSDWVNTPSGSHEEEVIKNLLKNIGKEQPGIFAKMIKDWKGVSEETTTGVHRLYQMARKGTLLVPAINVNDSVTKSKFDNLYGCRESLVDGIKRATDVMISGKVAVVCGYGDVGKGCAQALRGQGAQVVVTEVDPICALQAAMEGFRVLTVEDTLGWGDIYVTTTGNFDIIRVEHMEKMKDQAIVCNIGHFDNEIQMEKLNARSDVQKTNIKPQVDKYSFPAGNSIYMLAEGRLVNLGCATGHPSFVMSNSFTNQTLAQIDLWKNKDSYKPGEVKVLPKHLDEEVARLHLDKIGAKLTKLTTEQADYIDVPVDGPYKPEHYRY is encoded by the coding sequence ATGAGTGCCGTAGCAGAAAGCACGCAAGATTACAAAGTCCGCGACATCGGCCTTGCCGATTTCGGTCGCAAGGAGATCGACATCGCCGAGCACGAGATGCCCGGCCTGATGGCGACCCGCGAGAAATACGGTCCGGAGAAGCCCCTCCAGGGTGTCCGGATCATGGGTTCGCTCCACATGACCATCCAGACCGCCGTCCTGATCGAGACGCTGGTCGAACTCGGTGCCGAGGTGCGCTGGGTTTCCTGCAACATCTTCTCGACGCAGGATCACGCCGCCGCCGCGATCGCGGCCGCCGGTACCCCGGTGTTCGCCTGGAAGGGCGAGACGCTCGAGGAATACTGGTGGTGCACGTGGAAGGCGTTGCAGTTCCCGTGTGGCGGCGGTCCCGAGCTGATCGTTGACGACGGTGGCGACGCGACCCTGCTGCTCCACAAGGGCTACGAGATGGAGAACGGTTCCGACTGGGTGAACACCCCCTCGGGCAGTCACGAGGAAGAGGTCATCAAGAACCTGCTCAAGAACATCGGCAAGGAGCAGCCGGGCATCTTCGCCAAGATGATCAAGGACTGGAAGGGCGTCTCGGAAGAGACGACCACCGGTGTGCACCGTCTCTACCAGATGGCTCGCAAGGGCACGCTTCTGGTGCCGGCGATCAACGTCAACGACTCGGTTACCAAGTCGAAGTTCGACAACCTCTACGGCTGCCGCGAGTCGCTCGTCGACGGCATCAAGCGTGCGACCGACGTGATGATCTCAGGCAAGGTCGCGGTGGTCTGCGGCTACGGCGATGTCGGCAAAGGCTGCGCGCAGGCGCTGCGCGGACAGGGAGCCCAGGTCGTTGTGACCGAGGTCGACCCGATCTGCGCGCTGCAGGCGGCGATGGAAGGATTCCGGGTGCTGACCGTCGAGGACACGCTCGGCTGGGGCGATATCTACGTCACCACCACCGGCAACTTCGACATCATCCGCGTCGAGCACATGGAGAAGATGAAGGACCAGGCGATCGTCTGTAACATCGGCCACTTCGACAACGAGATCCAGATGGAGAAGCTCAACGCCCGGTCGGACGTCCAGAAGACGAACATCAAGCCGCAGGTCGACAAGTACTCGTTCCCGGCCGGCAACAGCATCTACATGCTTGCCGAAGGGCGTCTTGTGAACCTCGGTTGCGCCACCGGCCACCCGAGCTTCGTGATGTCGAACAGCTTCACCAATCAGACGCTGGCCCAGATCGACCTCTGGAAGAACAAGGACAGCTACAAGCCCGGCGAGGTGAAGGTGCTGCCGAAGCATCTCGACGAGGAGGTTGCCCGTCTTCACCTCGATAAGATCGGGGCCAAGCTGACCAAGCTGACCACCGAGCAGGCCGACTACATCGACGTGCCGGTCGATGGGCCCTACAAGCCCGAGCACTACCGCTATTGA
- a CDS encoding metalloregulator ArsR/SmtB family transcription factor: MASMLKSLKLLADPTRLRILRLLEREALSVADLQEILGMGQSRISTQLSSLKAGSLVEDERSGKNNIYRSSMPRELATLTGSAAAEIPETAKDETALRHLLRKRQDRSRAYFDELAGRFGKDYVPGRSWKALAEALLKVMAAGTVADLGAGEGTLSQLLAQRADKVIAVDLSERMVEFGTALAKEHGLANLEYRQGDLEEPPLDPGSVDLVILSQALHHAAHPQKAIDAALLALKPGGRIVILDLLQHQFEQARELYADLWLGFSEAELAAMLERAGFGEIETAVVDREPEPPHFQTLLAVARKSA; the protein is encoded by the coding sequence ATGGCGTCAATGCTGAAATCCCTGAAGCTTCTGGCCGACCCGACACGCCTCCGGATTCTCCGCCTTTTGGAGCGGGAAGCGCTGAGTGTGGCGGACCTGCAGGAGATTCTCGGGATGGGCCAGAGCCGGATTTCGACCCAGCTATCGTCGCTCAAGGCCGGATCGCTGGTGGAAGACGAGCGCAGCGGAAAGAACAACATCTACCGGTCCTCAATGCCTAGGGAGCTCGCGACCCTGACCGGCAGCGCGGCTGCGGAGATCCCCGAAACCGCCAAGGATGAGACTGCCCTGCGCCACCTTTTGAGAAAGCGGCAGGACCGTTCCCGTGCCTACTTCGACGAGCTCGCGGGCCGATTCGGCAAGGACTACGTGCCCGGCCGGTCTTGGAAGGCCTTGGCAGAGGCACTGCTCAAGGTCATGGCGGCCGGGACGGTCGCCGACCTCGGTGCCGGAGAGGGCACCCTTTCGCAACTGCTGGCCCAACGGGCTGACAAGGTCATCGCGGTCGACCTGTCCGAGAGGATGGTCGAGTTCGGAACGGCGTTGGCGAAGGAACACGGACTGGCCAACCTTGAATACCGCCAAGGCGACCTCGAGGAGCCACCACTTGATCCAGGTTCGGTGGATCTGGTCATCCTCAGCCAGGCCCTCCACCACGCCGCACATCCGCAGAAGGCGATCGACGCGGCGCTGCTCGCCCTCAAGCCGGGCGGCCGAATCGTCATTCTCGACCTGCTGCAGCACCAGTTCGAGCAGGCACGGGAACTCTACGCCGACCTTTGGCTCGGATTCTCCGAAGCCGAGCTCGCCGCGATGCTGGAGAGGGCCGGCTTCGGCGAAATCGAAACGGCGGTGGTCGATCGCGAGCCGGAGCCTCCCCACTTTCAAACCTTGCTGGCGGTGGCGCGGAAATCCGCATGA
- a CDS encoding Gfo/Idh/MocA family oxidoreductase — MSQQPVRIAIVGLGFGAEFIPIYQRHPAAELVAICQRTRKTLDEVGDKYGIDKRYESYDDLLADPDIDAVHINTPIPNHAEQTIAALKAGKHVACTVPMATSVEDCRKIVELVEQTGLKYMMMETVVYAREFLFMKDLYDRGELGKLQFLKASHQQDMDGWPGYWPGLPPMHYATHCVGPILGLGRHEAEYVSCFGSGTIREEMHDCYGSPYAVETCHIKFKDSDLSAQLYRSLFDVARQYRESFEVYGSKKAVEWPLIEGEELVVHTAKKPEPEIPERVECPDFAHLLPDEIAPFTTGGVYGGDGGEEHLSFTQGAGHGGSHPHLVHQFVELLLGRGEGYPNAVQSANITCTGILAHESALQGGALVALPDFTLSKPKTDEVRATVLV; from the coding sequence ATGAGTCAACAACCTGTCCGCATCGCAATCGTCGGTCTCGGCTTCGGAGCCGAGTTCATCCCGATCTACCAACGCCATCCCGCCGCCGAACTGGTCGCCATCTGCCAGCGCACCCGGAAGACGCTCGACGAAGTCGGCGACAAGTATGGCATCGACAAGCGCTACGAGTCCTACGACGACCTGCTCGCCGATCCGGACATCGACGCGGTTCACATCAACACGCCGATTCCGAACCACGCCGAGCAGACGATCGCCGCACTCAAGGCCGGAAAGCACGTCGCCTGCACCGTGCCGATGGCGACCTCGGTCGAGGACTGCCGCAAGATCGTCGAACTCGTCGAACAGACCGGCCTGAAATACATGATGATGGAAACCGTGGTCTACGCCCGCGAGTTCCTGTTCATGAAGGATCTCTACGACCGCGGCGAGCTCGGCAAGCTGCAGTTCCTCAAGGCTTCCCACCAACAGGACATGGATGGATGGCCCGGCTACTGGCCCGGCCTGCCGCCGATGCACTACGCGACGCACTGCGTCGGTCCGATCCTCGGCCTCGGCCGTCACGAAGCGGAATACGTGTCGTGCTTCGGATCCGGAACCATCCGCGAGGAAATGCACGATTGCTACGGCTCGCCCTACGCGGTCGAGACCTGCCACATCAAGTTCAAGGACAGCGACCTTTCCGCCCAGCTCTACCGCTCGCTGTTCGACGTCGCCCGCCAGTACCGCGAGTCTTTCGAAGTCTACGGCTCGAAGAAGGCCGTCGAGTGGCCGCTCATCGAAGGTGAGGAACTCGTGGTCCACACGGCCAAGAAGCCCGAGCCCGAGATCCCCGAGCGCGTCGAGTGCCCGGATTTCGCCCACCTGCTCCCCGACGAGATTGCGCCGTTCACCACGGGCGGTGTCTACGGTGGTGACGGCGGTGAAGAGCACCTCAGCTTCACCCAGGGCGCCGGTCACGGCGGCTCCCACCCGCACCTCGTGCACCAGTTCGTCGAACTGCTGCTCGGCCGCGGTGAGGGCTACCCGAACGCCGTCCAGTCGGCCAACATCACGTGCACCGGCATTCTCGCCCACGAATCGGCTCTCCAGGGCGGTGCGCTCGTCGCTCTTCCCGACTTCACACTGTCGAAGCCGAAGACTGACGAAGTGCGGGCAACCGTGCTAGTGTAA